The Rathayibacter caricis DSM 15933 genomic sequence CGGGCCGACGGCGGCCTGCGTCACTCCGCGGAGGTGACCGCCGAGCAGGTGCAGATCGATGTTGGGCCGGCCGACGAGCGCCATCGCGACGGGGAGGGAGTGGGTGACGACCGTCAGCCGGCGGTCCAGGGGGAGCAGCTCCGCGAGGCGGACGGTGGTGGTGCCCGCGTCGATGGCGAGCGACCCGCCGTCGGGCACTTCGGCGAGGGCTGCGGTGGCGATGCGGTCCTTCTCGGCGGCGAGGTGTCCCTCGCGGGCGGCGACCTCGGGCTCGATGCCCAGTCGCTCGACCGGGATCGCGCCGCCGTGCGCCCGGCGCAGCAGGCCGCGGCGCTCGAGGCTCGTGAGGTCGCGGCGGATCGTCTCGGGCGTGACCGCGAGCGAGAGCGCGAGATCGCGGACCTCGACCCGCCCGTCGGTGCGGGCACGGTCCAGGATCGCCTGGTGGCGCTCCGGTGCGTACATGTCGACTCCGTCGTCTCGATCCAGTGGTGCTCGCGCTCCGCGGGGCGGATCTGCGTTTACATCTTTTTAGACCCGTTTGCCCATGAAGTCAACAGAAACAAACATGTCCGACAAGCGTGGAGCAGCGCGCCCGCGGAGTGGAGCGGTCCTCGGATGCGCGGGTCAGGCCGAGAGCTCGGCGAGCTCCTCGTCGAGGCGCTCCAGGCTCTTCTCGATCCGCCGCCGCTTGAGCAGGGAGGCGTCGGCGAGGGCGGTCGTGAGACGCTGCCGCTCCACCTCTGCGAGCGTGCGGCGTGCGGCCCGCAGCTGCTCCTCCTGCTCCTTCTCGCGCTCCTCCGGGGTGAGCTTGCGAGCCGAGATGCCGGCGTCGCTCATCCCGACCGAGATCCACGAGGCGACGATCAGGATGACCTGGCAGACGAGGTTGAACCAGATCAGCAGACCGATGAGGACCGCGAAGGACGCGAGCAGCGGGTTCCGCGACGCGCCGCCGAGCAGCTGGGTCCCGAGGATCTTCAGAGCGCCGAGGGCGACGCCGCCCATCAGCGCTCCGACCCACAGGTTCTTCCACGGGATCGGGATGCCCGACAGGATCCGGAACGATCCGGCGAGGGTCGCGGTGTCGAGCGCGAGCATGATCAGGAGGCCGACCGCACCACCGGTGATGCGTCCGAGCTCCGAGTCGCTGCCGATCCCGAGGAAGTCGAAGGCGACGTCGACGAACGTGGTCGAGAACACCGACAGGCCCGCGGAGACGAGCAGCACGACTCCGAAGACGAGCGCGAGTCCGGCGTCCTTGAGCTTGAGCAGGACGAACAGCGTCGTCGGACCGGGCAGCGTGAAGAGGATCCGGACGGCCTGCCGGAGGCTCCCGAGGAAGTTCAGGGCCGTCCAGAGCAGGACCGCGGCGGCGATGACTCCGGTCCAGCCCAGGATCGACTGGTCCAGCAGCGTGTCGACGGAGACCAGGGAGCCCTTGCCGCCGATCAGTCCGGGGATCGAGCGCTGCACGAGCTCGATCAGCGAATCGCGCAGCACGGTGTCCCCGCGGACCCAGAAGCCGAACACCGCGAAGAACACGAACAGCGCCCCGAAGACGGCGAACAGCGCCTGGAACGCCAGTCCCGAGGCGAAGAGCGGGCCGCCGGTCTCGGAGTAGTGCAGGAAGACGCGGAGCGGTCGCGTGCGCAGCACCCGCTCGATCAGCGCCGGGATGCCGCGCGGAGTGTCTGTCGCCGCCTCCGTCATGACTCCAAGGGTAGGGCCGCCGCCCGAGTCGGCTGTCACCCGAGCGGGGAGGGGGCCGGGGAACGACGAACGGCCCGCCGGATCAGGGATCCGACGGGCCGTTCAAGGGCTGCGATCAGGCGCGGCCGCGGATGACAGCCTGCTTGACCTCTGCGATCGCCTGCGTGATCTGGATGCCGCGGGGGCACGCCTCGGTGCAGTTGAAGGTCGTGCGGCAGCGCCACACGCCCTCCTTGTCGTTGAGGATGTCGAGACGGGCTCCGCCCGCGTCGTCGCGCGAGTCGAAGATGAAGCGGTGCGCGTTCACGATCGCGGCCGGGCCGAAGTACTGCCCGTCGGTCCAGAACACGGGGCACGACGAGGTGCACGCGGCGCAGAGGATGCACTTCGTGGTGTCGTCGAAGCGGGCGCGGTCGGCGACCGACTGCACGCGCTCCTTGCCCTTGGGCGCCGGGGTGTTGGCGATCAGGAACGGCTGCACCTCGCGGAACGAGGCGAAGAACGGCTCCATGTCGACGACGAGGTCCTTCTCGAGGGGCAGGCCCTTGATCGCCTCGATGTAGATCGGCTGCGAGATGTCGAGATCCTTGATCAGCGTCTTGCAGGCCAGGCGGTTGCGCCCGTTGATGCGCATCGCGTCCGAGCCGCAGATGCCGTGCGCGCAGGAACGGCGGAAGGTCAGCGACCCGTCCTGGTCCCACTTGATGCGGTGCAGGGCGTCGAGGACACGGTCGGTCGAGTACATCTCGACGTCGAAGTCCTGCCAGCGCGGCTCGGCGTCCACCTCGGGGTCGAAGCGGCGGATGATGAACGTGACGGTGAACGCCTCCGGGGCGGCGGGGGCCGCGGGGGGCTGCTCGAGGGTAGCGGTCGACATGGCTAGTACTTCCTCTCCATCGGCTGGTACCGGGTGATCACGACGGGCTTCCAGTCGAGCCGGATGTGGTCACCGGCATCGGAGGAGTGGGCGTCACCGGAGAGGTACGCCATCGTGTGCTGCATGTAGTTGTCGTCGTCGCGCTTGGGGAAGTCGTCGCGCATGTGACCGCCACGGCTCTCCTTGCGGTTGCGCGCCGAGAACACGACGACCTCGGCGAGGTCGAGGAGGAAGCCGAGCTCGACGGCCTCCAGGAGATCGGTGTTGAAGCGCTTGCCCTTGTCCTGCACCGAGATGTTGCGGAACCGGTCGCGCAGGCGCTGGATCGTGCCGGTGACCTGCTCGAGCGACTCGTCGGTGCGGAACACCTGGGCGTTCTTGTCCATCTCGTCCTGCAGCTCCTTGCGGATCGAGGCGATCCGCTCGGTGCCGGTCGCGTCGCGGAGCGAGGCGAGCATGTCGCGGATCGCTCCGGCCGGGTCGGCGGGCAGGGGAGTGAACTCGACGGTCTTGGCGTAGTCGGCCGCGTTGTTGCCGCTGCGCTTGCCGAAGACGTTGATGTCGAGGAGCGAGTTGGTGCCGAGGCGGTTGGAGCCGTGCACCGACACGCAGGCGCACTCGCCGGCCGCGTACAGGCCCGGCACGACGGTGGTGTTGTCCGAGAGGACCTCGGCCTTCACGTTCGTCGGGATGCCGCCCATCGCGTAGTGCGCGGTCGGCATGACCGGCACCGGCTCGACGACCGGGTCGACACCGAGGTAGGTGCGCGCGAACTCGGTGATGTCCGGGAGCTTCGTCTCGAGGACCTCGGCGCCCAGATGCGTGCAGTCCAGCAGCACGTAGTCCTTGTGCGGACCGGCGCCGCGGCCCTCCGCGACCTCCTGGACCATGCAGCGGGCGACGATGTCGCGGGGCGCGAGGTCCTTGATGGTCGGGGCGTAGCGCTCCATGAAGCGCTCGCCCGAGGCGTTGCGAAGGATCGCACCCTCTCCTCGCGCTCCCTCGGTGAGGAGGATGCCGAGGCCCGCGAGGCCGGTCGGGTGGAACTGGAAGAACTCCATGTCCTCGAGCGGCAGGCCCTTGCGCCAGATGATGCCGACTCCGTCGCCGGTCAGCGTGTGCGCGTTCGAAGTGGTCTTGTAGATCTTGCCGAAGCCGCCGGTCGCGAAGATGATCGCCTTCGCCTGGAACACGTGCAGCTCGCCGGTCGCGAGTTCGTACGCCACGACTCCGGACGGCTTGTCGACGCCGTCGACCTTCGTCATCACGAGGTCGAGCACGTAGAACTCGTTGTAGAAGTTGATGCCGAGGCGGACGCAGTTCTGGAACAGCGTCTGCAGGATCATGTGGCCGGTGCGGTCGGCCGCGTAGCAGGCGCGGCGCACGGGCGCCTTGCCGTGGTCGCGGGTGTGACCGCCGAAGCGGCGCTGGTCGATCTTGCCGTCCTCGGTGCGGTTGAAGGGAAGGCCCATGTTCTCGAGGTCGATGACCGCGTCGATGGCCTCCTTTGCGAGGATCTCGGCCGCGTCCTGGTCGACGAGGTAGTCGCCGCCCTTGACGGTGTCGAAGGTGTGCCACTCCCAGCTGTCCTCCTCGACGTTCGCGAGCGCGGCGGCCATGCCGCCCTGCGCCGCTCCGGTGTGCGAGCGCGTCGGGTAGAGCTTCGAGATCACGGCGGTCTTCGCCTTGGGGCCGGCCTCGATGGCCGCCCGCATGCCGGCGCCGCCGGCGCCGACGATCACCACGTCGAACTGGTGGTAGTGGACGCCGTCGGGTCCGACGGTCTGCGTGAAGGCGCTCTGGTCGCCGCCGGGGTGTACGTGGCCTGCTGTGCTCACTGGGTGGGTGCTCCGTTGTGCGGGTGAGGAGGACGGGGAGAGGTGCCGGACCCGGGAGGAGGCGCCGCGGTCGACCGCAGCGCCTCCTCCCGCATCAGCGGCGGTGCGTCAGGCGCCGCAGAACGACGGCAGGAACTCGGCCGCCGTGTTCGGCGGGCACGGGTCGAACGCGAAGACGACCCAGGTTCCGAGGACGATCAGGGAGACGACGGCCACGAGGATCCCGCCCTTGAAGGCGCGGGCCAGGAGCGGCGAGGTCGCGTAGTCGTTGACCAGCGTGCGCATGCCGTTGCCGCCGTGGATCAGGGCGAGCCACAGCATGAGGACGTCCCACCACTGCCAGAACGGGTTCGCGAGCTTGCCGCCGACGAAGCCGAAGTCGATGGCCTTGATGCCGTCGCCGAGCAGGAGGTTGTAGATCAGGTGCCCGAAGATCAGGACGATCAGCACGACGCCGGAGGCGCGCATGTAGATCCAACCCCACTTCTCCCAGTTCGTCCCGGAGGAACGGGTCGGGGTGTGCGGCGTGCGGGGGGCGGCGACGGTGCTCATTCCCCTCCTCCCTCTCCGAAGACGAACATGAGGTGGCGCGGCGCGAAGCCGAGCATCAGCACGACCCAGAGGCCCATGACCACCCAGAAGAGCAGGCGCTGGTTGCGCGTCGCCCAGCTCCAGAAGTCGACCAGGATGATGCGCAGGCCGTTCAGGGCGTGGAACGCGATGGCGCCCACGAGCCCCGTCTCGCCCAGGCCCATGATCGGGTTCTTGTAGGTTCCGATCACCGCGTCGTACGCCTCCGGGCTCACGGCGATGAGGGCCGAGTCCAGGACGTGGACGAGGAGGAAGAAGAAGATGGCGACACCGGTGATCCGGTGGAGCACCCACGACCACATGCCTTCGCGACCGCGGTAGAGGGTTCCGGCCGGACGGCGGATCTTCCCCTGCTTCCGGGGTGCGAGGGTCTGAGCAGCTTGAACTGACACGGACAACCCTCCCTGGTTGTGCACTCCGACGGCCTGACCTGCTCCGCGTCTCGTGGACGCGGACGGGGCGGGGGAGCGACGAGATTCTCGCCCTTCGATTCTAAACGGCGTTCGAGGAGAGCGCGGCTAAGGCGAGCCTTAGCTGCGGTGCTCCACCACGGCGGGCACCCCGACGGCCGCGTAGTGGCCCAGCAGCTCGTCCGTGAGCGCGCTCCAGGTGCGGTGCAGCACGCGCCGCCGCCCCGCCTCGCCGAGGCGGGCGCGCAGGGCGGGGTCGCGGACGAGGCGCTCGACCTGACGGCGCAGATCGGAGTCGCTCTCGGGCGCGTAGAGGAGGCCGTCGACGCCGTGCTCGATCAGGTCGGTCGGTCCGCCCGCGTGCGGGGCGACGACCGCGGTCCCGGACGCCTGCGCCTCCTGGACCGTCTGGCCGAACGTCTCCTCCGTGCCCGTGTGCACGAAGACGTCGAGTGCGGCGTAGACGGCGGGCAGCCGCTCGCCGTCGAGCCGGCCGAGCATGCGGGCGCGAGACCCGACCGCCGCGGCGACCCGGGCGGAGGAGGGGCCGTAGCCGCCGACCACGAGCGCCGCGTCGGGGAGTGAGGCGAGCGCGGCGAGGCGCTCCACTCTCTTCTCGGGCGAGAGCCGGCCGATGTAGCCGACGAGCGCCTCGTCCGGAGCGAGCGGCGCGCGCACCTCGTGGGCGTAGGGGGAGGAGCGCATCCGGGGGTGGAAGCGGTCGCTCTGCACGCCGCGTCCCCAGAGCGCGGTGCGCTCGATCCCCGCGGCGGAGAGATCGTCGAGCGCGCTGCTGGAGGGGGCGAGAGTCAGGTCGGCACCCGCGTGGATCTGCCGGATGACCTTCCAGGCGAGCGCGCGCGCTCCCCGGATGCCGTACCGCGCGGCGAAGCGGGCGACGTCCGTCTGGTAGACGGCCACGCTCGGCACGCCCAGGCGGTTCGCCGAGGCGATGGCGCGGGCCCCCAGTAGGAAGGGCGAGGCGACGTGCACGACGTCGGGCGCGAAGTCCGCGAGCTCGCGCGTGAGGGCGAGTGTCGGGATGCCGACCGGGAAGTCGCGGTAGGCGATCGCGGGGTGCTCGACCACGCGGTGCCCGGCGTAGCGGGCCGGTGCTCCCGCGGCGGGGCAGACCACCAGGGCCTCGATGCCGCGGGCGGCGAACTCGTCGAGGACCCGCAGGACGCTCGTGGTCACGCCGTTCAACGACGGCAGGAAGCTCTCGGTGACGACCGCGACTCTCACGCCCCGGACGCTACGGCGCCCGCGTGAACGGCGCAGCGCCGCCCGGTGAACGGACGGTCGCGTCCGGACGCCCTTGTATCCTGCGGACATGACATCACCTGAGACCGATGGCCGCGCCCCGCTCGACCGCTTCTACAGCGTGATCCCCGCAGGTGGGATCGGCTCGAGGCTGTGGCCGCTCTCCCGGGCCGACGCCCCGAAGTTCCTGCACGACCTCACCGGCTCGGGCCAGACCCTCCTGCGCGACACGTGGGAGCGTCTCGCTCCGATCTCGGGCGCCGACCGGATCATGGTCGTCACCGGCCGGGCGCACCGCGCCGCCGTCGAGCGCCAGCTCGAGAAGCTCGAGGACGTCAACGTCGTGCTCGAGAGCGAGCCGCGCGACTCCTCCGCCGCGATCGGCCTGGCCGCCGCGATCCTCGAGCGCCGCGAGCCCGGAGTGATCATCGGCTCGTTCGCGGCCGACCACGTCATCAGCGGTCAGCACCTCTTCCACGACGCCGTCGCGGAGGCGGTCATCGCCGCCGACGCGGGCTACATCGCGACCATCGGCATCACGCCGACGGAGCCGGCGGTCGGGTTCGGCTACATCAGGACCGGCGACCACCTCGGCATCGACGGCGCCCCGCACACCCTCGCCGTCGACTCCTTCGTCGAGAAGCCCGATGCGGACACCGCCCGCGAGTACGTCAGCAGCGGTCAGTACCTCTGGAACGCCGGCATGTTCATCGCCCGCGCCGACCGGCTCCTCGAGGAGCTCGGACGCTCCAAGCCGAAGCTGCTCGCCGGGCTCCTCGAGCTCGCCGAGGCGTGGGACACCCCCGAGCGCGGCGCGGTCGTCGACCGCATCTGGCCGGGGCTGGAGAAGATCGCGATCGACTACTCCGTGGCCGAGCCGGCCGCCGCGGAGGGCAAGCTCGCGGTCATCCCCGGTCACTTCTCCTGGGACGACGTCGGGGACTTCGCTTCCATCGCGAAGCTGCACGCGAGCGGTCTCCGCTCCGACCTCGCGATCCTGGGCGAGGACGCCCGCGTCCTGGCCGACTCCGCCACCGGAATCGTCGTCAGCGGCGGCAACCGCACCATCGCCCTCATCGGAGTGAAGGACATCGTCGTCGTCGACACCCCCGACGCCCTCCTCGTCACCACCACCGAGAACGCGCAGAAGGTCAAGGGCGTCGTCGACGCCCTCCGCCTCTCGGGCCGCACCGACGTCCTCTAGCCCCACCCTCCTCGAAGCGCGGCCTCCCCCCGGGAGCGCCGCGCTTCGCCGTTCCCGCGTCGCACACCCCCGTCCTCGGCAGCGCGACCCTCCTGCTGCCCGTACTCGTCCCTCCTGCTGTCCGTACTCGTCCGCGCGCAGCGCGCAGCCCTCCTGCTGTCCGTGCCCGTCCGCGCGCAGCGCGCAGCCCTCCTGCTGTCCGTGCCCGTCCGCGCGCAGCGCGCAGTCACTCCGAACAGCTCGGAACCTCGAGCGCATGGTGGAGGGCCGCGAGCGGAGATCGCGTGCCAGCGATGTCCGCCAGCCCGACGCACCCCGCTCTCGGAAACGCCCCGCCTCTGCGAGCCGACCGCGGTGGAGGAGGCGCCCGCGCCTCCTCCACAAAATAAACACCGTGTAACGACTTCCGAACGCATCCCCCGGAAGCCCTGAGTGAATCGTCACATTGGGTAACGTGAGCGGATCGACGCCCTGCTGCGCACGACGCTCGGGCCGAATCCTGGAGGACGAATCTCTTGACTATCACCACGCGTAAGGCCGCGTTCGGCGGTCTCGCCGCTCTGGGCGTCACCGCGCTTCTCGCCGGTTGCGCCTCCGCTCCCGAGGAGGGCGACTCGGGCGCCGCCGCGACGAGCGACTTCCTGCCCTGCATGGTCTCGGACGCCGGCGGCTTCGACGACAAGTCCTTCAACGAGCTGGGCTACACCGGTCTCGTCGAGGCGTCGGAGGAGCTCGGTGTCGAGCCGGTCGACGTGACCTCCGAGTCCGAGACCGACTACGCCCCGAACCTCACGAGCCTCGTCGATCAGGGCTGCAACCTGATCATCACGGTCGGCTTCGCGCTCGCCGATGCGACCAAGGCCGCGGCCGAGGCGAACACCGACATCGACTTCGCGATCATCGACGACGCCTCGATCGACCTCGAGAACGTCAAGCCGATCACGTTCGACACCTCGCAGTCCGCGTTCCTCGCGGGCTACGCGGCGGCGTCGTACTCGAAGACCGGCGTCGTCGGCACCTTCGGCGGCCAGCCCTACCCGACCGTCACCATCTTCATGGACGGCTACGCGGACGGTGTCGCCTACTACAACGAGCAGAAGGGCACCGACGTGAAGGTCGTCGGCTGGGACGTCGCGTCGCAGAACGGCTCCTTCACCGGCGGATTCGCGGCGGGCGTCGAGGCGAAGTCGGCGGCGCAGTCGCTGATCGACCAGAACGCCGACGTCATCCTCCCCGTGGGCGGCCCGATCTTCCAGTCGGCGATCGAGGCGATCCGCGACTCCGGCAAGGAGATCGCCATGGTCGGTGTCGACGCCGACCTGTACGAGACCTACCCGGACGGGTCGGACCTGTACCTGACCTCGATCCTCAAGGGCATCAAGGAGGGCACGTCCGACGTGACCGCCTCCGCCGGTGCCGGCGAGTTCGACGCCACGCCGTACGTGGGCACGCTCGAGAACGACGGAGTGGGCATCGCCCCGTTCCACGACTTCGAGTCGAAGGTCTCGCCGGACCTGCAGGGCGAGCTGGACGCGATCACCGAGGGCATCATCGACGGGTCGATCACCGTCGAGTCGCCGTCGGCTCCCGCCGCGTCCTAGTCGACGCGAAGAGGCCGGCCGGCCCCGGGGGATCCCGGAGCCGGCCGGCCTCTTTTCTCTGCCGCCGCAGGGTTCCCTCTGCGAAAGGGCGCAGCGGTGGCGCGGTACGTCCCCTCTCTGTCGCCGGACGTCCTCGTGCCCCGTCGACGCCGGGAGCCCGACCGAAAGTTAGATTGGTTCCATGAAGCTCGAACTGCGGGGCATCACGAAGCGCTTCGGCGCCCTCGTGGCCAACGACCACATCGATCTCACGGTCGAACCCGGCGAGATCCACTGCCTCCTGGGCGAGAACGGCGCGGGCAAGTCGACTCTGATGAACGTGCTCTACGGCCTCTACCAGGCCGAGGAGGGCGAGATCCTGCTCGACGACGCCGTCCAGCACTTCTCGGGGCCCGGTGACGCCATGAAGGCGGGCATCGGCATGGTGCACCAGCACTTCATGCTCGTGCCGGTCTTCTCGGTCGCCGAGAACGTGATGCTCGGTCACGAGCAGACGAAGTCCGGCGGTCGACTCGACCTCGCCGCGGCGCGCGCCCGGGTGCGGGAGATCTCGGACCGCTTCGGCTTCGACGTCGATCCCGACGCGATCGTGGAGGATCTGCCCGTCGGCGTGCAGCAGAGGGTCGAGATCATCAAGGCGCTCTCGCGCGACGCCCGCGTCCTCGTCTTCGACGAGCCCACGGCGGTGCTCACCCCGCAGGAGACGGACGAGCTCATCGCGATCATGCGCCAGCTG encodes the following:
- a CDS encoding DeoR/GlpR family DNA-binding transcription regulator, yielding MYAPERHQAILDRARTDGRVEVRDLALSLAVTPETIRRDLTSLERRGLLRRAHGGAIPVERLGIEPEVAAREGHLAAEKDRIATAALAEVPDGGSLAIDAGTTTVRLAELLPLDRRLTVVTHSLPVAMALVGRPNIDLHLLGGHLRGVTQAAVGPWAAQAIASVSVDVAFIGTNGISRERGLTTPDLDEAVVKSALIASARRVVVLADHSKFGRQDFGHVAPLSAIDTVITDSGLDDETVDDVESAGPEVVRA
- a CDS encoding YihY/virulence factor BrkB family protein, producing MTEAATDTPRGIPALIERVLRTRPLRVFLHYSETGGPLFASGLAFQALFAVFGALFVFFAVFGFWVRGDTVLRDSLIELVQRSIPGLIGGKGSLVSVDTLLDQSILGWTGVIAAAVLLWTALNFLGSLRQAVRILFTLPGPTTLFVLLKLKDAGLALVFGVVLLVSAGLSVFSTTFVDVAFDFLGIGSDSELGRITGGAVGLLIMLALDTATLAGSFRILSGIPIPWKNLWVGALMGGVALGALKILGTQLLGGASRNPLLASFAVLIGLLIWFNLVCQVILIVASWISVGMSDAGISARKLTPEEREKEQEEQLRAARRTLAEVERQRLTTALADASLLKRRRIEKSLERLDEELAELSA
- a CDS encoding succinate dehydrogenase iron-sulfur subunit yields the protein MSTATLEQPPAAPAAPEAFTVTFIIRRFDPEVDAEPRWQDFDVEMYSTDRVLDALHRIKWDQDGSLTFRRSCAHGICGSDAMRINGRNRLACKTLIKDLDISQPIYIEAIKGLPLEKDLVVDMEPFFASFREVQPFLIANTPAPKGKERVQSVADRARFDDTTKCILCAACTSSCPVFWTDGQYFGPAAIVNAHRFIFDSRDDAGGARLDILNDKEGVWRCRTTFNCTEACPRGIQITQAIAEVKQAVIRGRA
- the sdhA gene encoding succinate dehydrogenase flavoprotein subunit, whose translation is MVIVGAGGAGMRAAIEAGPKAKTAVISKLYPTRSHTGAAQGGMAAALANVEEDSWEWHTFDTVKGGDYLVDQDAAEILAKEAIDAVIDLENMGLPFNRTEDGKIDQRRFGGHTRDHGKAPVRRACYAADRTGHMILQTLFQNCVRLGINFYNEFYVLDLVMTKVDGVDKPSGVVAYELATGELHVFQAKAIIFATGGFGKIYKTTSNAHTLTGDGVGIIWRKGLPLEDMEFFQFHPTGLAGLGILLTEGARGEGAILRNASGERFMERYAPTIKDLAPRDIVARCMVQEVAEGRGAGPHKDYVLLDCTHLGAEVLETKLPDITEFARTYLGVDPVVEPVPVMPTAHYAMGGIPTNVKAEVLSDNTTVVPGLYAAGECACVSVHGSNRLGTNSLLDINVFGKRSGNNAADYAKTVEFTPLPADPAGAIRDMLASLRDATGTERIASIRKELQDEMDKNAQVFRTDESLEQVTGTIQRLRDRFRNISVQDKGKRFNTDLLEAVELGFLLDLAEVVVFSARNRKESRGGHMRDDFPKRDDDNYMQHTMAYLSGDAHSSDAGDHIRLDWKPVVITRYQPMERKY
- a CDS encoding succinate dehydrogenase hydrophobic membrane anchor subunit — translated: MSTVAAPRTPHTPTRSSGTNWEKWGWIYMRASGVVLIVLIFGHLIYNLLLGDGIKAIDFGFVGGKLANPFWQWWDVLMLWLALIHGGNGMRTLVNDYATSPLLARAFKGGILVAVVSLIVLGTWVVFAFDPCPPNTAAEFLPSFCGA
- the sdhC gene encoding succinate dehydrogenase, cytochrome b556 subunit; amino-acid sequence: MSVQAAQTLAPRKQGKIRRPAGTLYRGREGMWSWVLHRITGVAIFFFLLVHVLDSALIAVSPEAYDAVIGTYKNPIMGLGETGLVGAIAFHALNGLRIILVDFWSWATRNQRLLFWVVMGLWVVLMLGFAPRHLMFVFGEGGGE
- a CDS encoding glycosyltransferase family 4 protein translates to MRVAVVTESFLPSLNGVTTSVLRVLDEFAARGIEALVVCPAAGAPARYAGHRVVEHPAIAYRDFPVGIPTLALTRELADFAPDVVHVASPFLLGARAIASANRLGVPSVAVYQTDVARFAARYGIRGARALAWKVIRQIHAGADLTLAPSSSALDDLSAAGIERTALWGRGVQSDRFHPRMRSSPYAHEVRAPLAPDEALVGYIGRLSPEKRVERLAALASLPDAALVVGGYGPSSARVAAAVGSRARMLGRLDGERLPAVYAALDVFVHTGTEETFGQTVQEAQASGTAVVAPHAGGPTDLIEHGVDGLLYAPESDSDLRRQVERLVRDPALRARLGEAGRRRVLHRTWSALTDELLGHYAAVGVPAVVEHRS
- a CDS encoding mannose-1-phosphate guanylyltransferase codes for the protein MTSPETDGRAPLDRFYSVIPAGGIGSRLWPLSRADAPKFLHDLTGSGQTLLRDTWERLAPISGADRIMVVTGRAHRAAVERQLEKLEDVNVVLESEPRDSSAAIGLAAAILERREPGVIIGSFAADHVISGQHLFHDAVAEAVIAADAGYIATIGITPTEPAVGFGYIRTGDHLGIDGAPHTLAVDSFVEKPDADTAREYVSSGQYLWNAGMFIARADRLLEELGRSKPKLLAGLLELAEAWDTPERGAVVDRIWPGLEKIAIDYSVAEPAAAEGKLAVIPGHFSWDDVGDFASIAKLHASGLRSDLAILGEDARVLADSATGIVVSGGNRTIALIGVKDIVVVDTPDALLVTTTENAQKVKGVVDALRLSGRTDVL
- a CDS encoding BMP family lipoprotein, translated to MTITTRKAAFGGLAALGVTALLAGCASAPEEGDSGAAATSDFLPCMVSDAGGFDDKSFNELGYTGLVEASEELGVEPVDVTSESETDYAPNLTSLVDQGCNLIITVGFALADATKAAAEANTDIDFAIIDDASIDLENVKPITFDTSQSAFLAGYAAASYSKTGVVGTFGGQPYPTVTIFMDGYADGVAYYNEQKGTDVKVVGWDVASQNGSFTGGFAAGVEAKSAAQSLIDQNADVILPVGGPIFQSAIEAIRDSGKEIAMVGVDADLYETYPDGSDLYLTSILKGIKEGTSDVTASAGAGEFDATPYVGTLENDGVGIAPFHDFESKVSPDLQGELDAITEGIIDGSITVESPSAPAAS